The genomic segment CCGTGCTCTGGGACGAAGCCCACCTCTGGGGCGTGCTGCTGGCGCGCTCGCTCGCGGCCATGGGCGCAAACGTGCGCCTGCTGCGCGCCCACGAGGCCGCCAGGGGCCACCTGGAGGCCCACCCCCCGGCCGCGCTGGTGGTTCCGGGCGGCTTCTCCAGCCGCAAGGCCGCCAGCCTCGGGGGACGCGGCCTGGAGGCCATCCGGCGCTACGTGGCCGCAGGAGGGGCCTATTTGGGCATCTGCGGCGGCGCGGGCCTGGGCCTCACGGTGCCCGGCGGCCTGGCGCTCTGCCCCTGGACGCGCGAGCCCTTCCCCAAGCGCATCCAGCACTTCGCCAGCGGCAACGTGGTGCTCCACCCCCAGGAATCGGCCTTCACGCCCACGGGGCTCTCCGCGCCCCTGGCCCCCGTGTGGTGGCCCGCCACCTTCCGGCCCCACGGCCAGGGGGTGGAGGTGGTGGCGCGCTACGGCGAGCCCGGCCCCGGCTTCATGATGGCCGACATCCCCCTGGCGCTCATCCCGGAGCAGGTGCTGGAAGACTGGGAGGCGCTCTACGGCGTGCGCCTGGCCCCGGCCTTCGCCCCGGGCGACCCCTGCGTGGCGGCGGGGAGCTTCGGCCGGGGGCGCTACGTGCTCTCCCACGCGCACCTGGAATCGCCCGGCGCGCCCGAGGCCAACGCCTGGCTGGCGCACATGCTCTCCGAACTCTCGGGCCTGGAGCTGGCCCCCGCCCCCGCGCCCGCCTGGGCCATCGGGCTTAGGCCGCCCGCCTGGGACGACCCGGCCCTGACGCGCGCCCTGGAGCTGATGCTGGGGGTGGTGGAGCTGGGCCGGGCCCACGGGCTCTTCACCTGGCGCGAGAGCTGGCTGCTGGGCTGGCGGCAGGGGCTGCCCGGCGCGCAGATCTCGGGCGTCCTGGCCATGCTGGACCACGCCCGGAGCCTCTCACCCACCGACGAGGCCCTGTCCTTCCTGGAGCGCCGTCGCAGGGGCTTCGCGCGCGATTCGGAGCTGCTGGCGCGCGGGCTCTCGGGCTACCTGCTGGCCGAGCGCCTGGCCCTGACGCTCTCCCGGGTGGACCCCGAGGCCGTGCCCGAGCGCGGCCTGCGCGAGGCGCGCTTCACGCTCTTCGGCCCCCCCCCCGGGGCGGGCGGCACGGCCGGGGGCCTGTGCGGGCGCGTGCTGGACGTTCTTGAGGAAGCCATCTGCCTGTGCGGACGGCAGAAATCCGGATAGCCCGGTTGACGCGATTCCTTATGCGGTTTAGCGTCCCGGTACATCTCTCTAAGACGTACCGGCCAAACCAGCATGAAGGAGGTTTTTCGTGAACGCCTTGACCCTGGTCTTTGCCTCTCTTTGCGTCTTCGCCATCGCCTACCGCTTCTACGGACTTTTTTTCGTCCGCAAGGTCCTGGGGGTCAAGCCCGAGCGGCCCACCCCCGCCGTCAAGATGGCTGACGGCGTGGACTATGTGAAAACCAACAAATTCGTGCTGTTCGGCCACCACTTCGCGGCCATCGCGGCGGCGGGTCCGCTGCTTGGGCCGGTGCTCGCGGCGCAGTTCGGCTACATGCCGGGCGCATTGTGGATCCTGGTGGGCTGCGTGGTGGCCGGGGCCGTGCACGACTCGGTGGTGCTCTTCGCCTCGGTGCGCCACCGGGGGCAGAGCCTAGCCTACATCGCAACCCAGGAGATCGGGAA from the Fundidesulfovibrio magnetotacticus genome contains:
- a CDS encoding BPL-N domain-containing protein — its product is MLAVLWDEAHLWGVLLARSLAAMGANVRLLRAHEAARGHLEAHPPAALVVPGGFSSRKAASLGGRGLEAIRRYVAAGGAYLGICGGAGLGLTVPGGLALCPWTREPFPKRIQHFASGNVVLHPQESAFTPTGLSAPLAPVWWPATFRPHGQGVEVVARYGEPGPGFMMADIPLALIPEQVLEDWEALYGVRLAPAFAPGDPCVAAGSFGRGRYVLSHAHLESPGAPEANAWLAHMLSELSGLELAPAPAPAWAIGLRPPAWDDPALTRALELMLGVVELGRAHGLFTWRESWLLGWRQGLPGAQISGVLAMLDHARSLSPTDEALSFLERRRRGFARDSELLARGLSGYLLAERLALTLSRVDPEAVPERGLREARFTLFGPPPGAGGTAGGLCGRVLDVLEEAICLCGRQKSG